One genomic segment of Clostridium estertheticum subsp. estertheticum includes these proteins:
- the yidD gene encoding membrane protein insertion efficiency factor YidD — protein MKKILILGIKCYRKYISPLKRPCCIFYPTCSQYTLEAIEKYGAIKGLIMGIKRILRCHPYNKGGFDPVK, from the coding sequence ATGAAAAAAATACTTATACTGGGTATAAAATGTTATAGAAAATATATATCACCTCTTAAGAGGCCTTGTTGTATATTTTATCCTACATGTTCTCAGTATACTTTAGAAGCTATTGAAAAGTATGGAGCAATAAAAGGCTTGATAATGGGAATAAAGAGAATACTCAGATGTCATCCTTATAATAAGGGCGGCTTTGATCCAGTTAAATAA